Proteins encoded together in one Panthera uncia isolate 11264 chromosome A2, Puncia_PCG_1.0, whole genome shotgun sequence window:
- the TRMT1 gene encoding tRNA (guanine(26)-N(2))-dimethyltransferase isoform X1, translating into MPRARIGLWLSLTLRSTRSLCRAGFMEGQPQGPPNPAGMENGTEPCGEERASEAQETTVTEGAAKIAFPSANEVFYNPVQEFNRDLTCAVITEFARIQLGAKGIQIKVPGEKDVQKVVVDLSEQEEEKAELKKGANLAPGDQPRTAAVGEICEEGLRVLEGLAASGLRSIRFAREVPGLQSVVANDASARAVDLMCRNVQLNAVAHLVHPRQADARMLMYQHQRASERFDVIDLDPYGSPAPFLDAAVQAVSEGGLLCVTCTDMAVLAGNSGETCYSKYGAMALKSRACHEMALRIVLHSLDLRANCYQRFVVPLLSVSADFYVRVFVRVFTGQAKVKASASKQALVFQCVGCGTFHLQRLGKASGASGGRVKFSAACGPPIGPDCEHCGQRHQLGGPLWAEPIHDLDFVGRVLQAVSTNPGRFHTSERIQGVLSVITEELPDVPLYYTLDQLSSTIRCSTPSLLQLRSALLHAGFRVSLSHACKNAVKTDAPSSALWDIMRCWEKECPVKRERLSEASPAFRILSVEPRLQANFAVRDDANPSSRQRGLKRFQANPEANWGPRPRARPGGKAAGEAMEERRRLHQNKRKEPAEDPVQRAARLKTFPCKRFKEGTCQRGDQCCYSHSPPAPEDTAAAASPDHPKTSYQNPPGSGVAAGPGVD; encoded by the exons ATGCCCCGTGCGAGAATCGGTCTGTGGCTGAGTCTAACTCTCCGCTCCACGCGCAGTCTCTGTAGAGCCGGGTTTATGGAGGGGCAGCCGCAAGGGCCGCCGAATCCAGCCGGCATGGAGAACGGCACCGAGCCCTGCGGAGAAGAGCGAGCATCCGAGGCTCAGGAGACGACGGTCACCGAGGGGGCCGCCAAGATAGCCTTCCCCAGCGCCAACGAAGTCTTCTACAACCCGGTGCAAGAGTTCAACCGGGACCTGAC ATGTGCCGTGATCACCGAGTTTGCTCGCATTCAGCTTGGGGCCAAAGGAATCCAGA TCAAGGTGCCAGGTGAGAAGGACGTGCAAAAGGTGGTCGTGGACTTGTCAGAGCAAGAGGAGGAAAAGGCTGAACTGAAAAAGGGTGCAAACCTGGCCCCGGGAGACCAACCTCGAACGGCCGCCGTTGGGGAGATCTGCGAG GAAGGCCTTCGAGTGCTAGAGGGTCTGGCAGCCTCGGGCCTACGTTCCATTCGCTTTGCACGAGAGGTGCCTGGACTCCAGTCTGTAGTTGCCAACGATGCCTCTGCCCGAGCCGTGGATCTCATGTGCCGTAATGTGCAGCTCAACGCTGTGGCCCACCTGGTACATCCCAGGCAGGCCGATGCCAG GATGCTGATGTACCAGCACCAGAGGGCATCGGAGCGGTTTGACGTCATCGACCTGGACCCGTATGGCAGCCCCGCCCCCTTCTTGGATGCAGCCGTGCAGGCAGTGAGTGAAGGAG GTCTGCTGTGCGTCACCTGCACCGACATGGCAGTGCTGGCGGGGAACAGCGGGGAGACCTGTTACAGCAAGTACGGGGCCATGGCCCTCAAGAGCCGGGCCTGCCATGAGATG GCCCTGAGGATCGTCCTGCACAGCCTGGACCTCCGAGCCAACTGCTACCAGCGCTTTGTGGTGCCACTGCTCAGCGTCAGCGCTGACTTCTACGTGAGAGTTTTTGTCCGCGTCTTCACCGGCCAGGCCAAAGTCAAGGCCTCAGCCAG caagCAGGCACTGGTGTTCCAGTGTGTGGGCTGCGGGACCTTTCACCTCCAGCGCCTTGGCAAAGCGTCCGGAGCCTCTGGCGGCCG GGTCAAGTTCTCTGCGGCCTGTGGTCCCCCGATCGGCCCTGACTGTGAGCACTGTGGGCAGCGACACCAG CTTGGCGGTCCCCTGTGGGCGGAGCCCATCCACGACCTGGACTTCGTGGGGCGCGTGCTGCAGGCTGTGAGCACCAATCCCGGCCGCTTCCACACCTCGGAGCGAATCCAAGGGGTCCTGAGCGTCATCACCGAG GAGCTCCCGGACGTGCCTCTCTACTACACGCTGGACCAGCTGAGCAGCACCATCCGTTGCAGCACGCCCAGCCTCCTGCAGCTGCG GTCAGCCCTCCTCCATGCCGGCTTCCGGGTCTCACTCTCCCACGCCTGTAAGAATGCCGTGAAGACGGACGCCCCGTCCTCAGCCCTCTGGGACATCATGCGCTGCTGG GAAAAGGAGTGTCCGGTGAAGCGGGAAAGGCTGTCAGAGGCCAGCCCTGCGTTCCGTattctcagcgtggagcccag GCTGCAGGCCAACTTCGCCGTCCGGGATGACGCCAACCCCAGCTCCCGCCAGCGAGGACTCAAGCGTTTCCAGGCTAATCCTGAGGCCAACTGGGGCCCCCGGCCCCGTGCCCGGCCAGG GGGCAAGGCCGCAGGTGAAGCTATGGAGGAGAGACGCAGGCTGCACCAGAATAAGAGAAAGGAGCCAGCTGAGGACCCGGTCCAGCGGGCTGCCCGGCTCAAGACCTTTCCCTGTAAAAGATTCAAGGAG GGCACCTGTCAACGCGGGGACCAGTGCTGCTACTCCCACAGCCCCCCAGCACCCGAGGACACCGCTGCAGCCGCCTCTCCTGACCATCCCAAGACCTCTTACCAGAACCCGCCTGGGTCTGGCGTTGCCGCTGGTCCGGGTGTAGACTGA
- the TRMT1 gene encoding tRNA (guanine(26)-N(2))-dimethyltransferase isoform X2, which yields MEGQPQGPPNPAGMENGTEPCGEERASEAQETTVTEGAAKIAFPSANEVFYNPVQEFNRDLTCAVITEFARIQLGAKGIQIKVPGEKDVQKVVVDLSEQEEEKAELKKGANLAPGDQPRTAAVGEICEEGLRVLEGLAASGLRSIRFAREVPGLQSVVANDASARAVDLMCRNVQLNAVAHLVHPRQADARMLMYQHQRASERFDVIDLDPYGSPAPFLDAAVQAVSEGGLLCVTCTDMAVLAGNSGETCYSKYGAMALKSRACHEMALRIVLHSLDLRANCYQRFVVPLLSVSADFYVRVFVRVFTGQAKVKASASKQALVFQCVGCGTFHLQRLGKASGASGGRVKFSAACGPPIGPDCEHCGQRHQLGGPLWAEPIHDLDFVGRVLQAVSTNPGRFHTSERIQGVLSVITEELPDVPLYYTLDQLSSTIRCSTPSLLQLRSALLHAGFRVSLSHACKNAVKTDAPSSALWDIMRCWEKECPVKRERLSEASPAFRILSVEPRLQANFAVRDDANPSSRQRGLKRFQANPEANWGPRPRARPGGKAAGEAMEERRRLHQNKRKEPAEDPVQRAARLKTFPCKRFKEGTCQRGDQCCYSHSPPAPEDTAAAASPDHPKTSYQNPPGSGVAAGPGVD from the exons ATGGAGGGGCAGCCGCAAGGGCCGCCGAATCCAGCCGGCATGGAGAACGGCACCGAGCCCTGCGGAGAAGAGCGAGCATCCGAGGCTCAGGAGACGACGGTCACCGAGGGGGCCGCCAAGATAGCCTTCCCCAGCGCCAACGAAGTCTTCTACAACCCGGTGCAAGAGTTCAACCGGGACCTGAC ATGTGCCGTGATCACCGAGTTTGCTCGCATTCAGCTTGGGGCCAAAGGAATCCAGA TCAAGGTGCCAGGTGAGAAGGACGTGCAAAAGGTGGTCGTGGACTTGTCAGAGCAAGAGGAGGAAAAGGCTGAACTGAAAAAGGGTGCAAACCTGGCCCCGGGAGACCAACCTCGAACGGCCGCCGTTGGGGAGATCTGCGAG GAAGGCCTTCGAGTGCTAGAGGGTCTGGCAGCCTCGGGCCTACGTTCCATTCGCTTTGCACGAGAGGTGCCTGGACTCCAGTCTGTAGTTGCCAACGATGCCTCTGCCCGAGCCGTGGATCTCATGTGCCGTAATGTGCAGCTCAACGCTGTGGCCCACCTGGTACATCCCAGGCAGGCCGATGCCAG GATGCTGATGTACCAGCACCAGAGGGCATCGGAGCGGTTTGACGTCATCGACCTGGACCCGTATGGCAGCCCCGCCCCCTTCTTGGATGCAGCCGTGCAGGCAGTGAGTGAAGGAG GTCTGCTGTGCGTCACCTGCACCGACATGGCAGTGCTGGCGGGGAACAGCGGGGAGACCTGTTACAGCAAGTACGGGGCCATGGCCCTCAAGAGCCGGGCCTGCCATGAGATG GCCCTGAGGATCGTCCTGCACAGCCTGGACCTCCGAGCCAACTGCTACCAGCGCTTTGTGGTGCCACTGCTCAGCGTCAGCGCTGACTTCTACGTGAGAGTTTTTGTCCGCGTCTTCACCGGCCAGGCCAAAGTCAAGGCCTCAGCCAG caagCAGGCACTGGTGTTCCAGTGTGTGGGCTGCGGGACCTTTCACCTCCAGCGCCTTGGCAAAGCGTCCGGAGCCTCTGGCGGCCG GGTCAAGTTCTCTGCGGCCTGTGGTCCCCCGATCGGCCCTGACTGTGAGCACTGTGGGCAGCGACACCAG CTTGGCGGTCCCCTGTGGGCGGAGCCCATCCACGACCTGGACTTCGTGGGGCGCGTGCTGCAGGCTGTGAGCACCAATCCCGGCCGCTTCCACACCTCGGAGCGAATCCAAGGGGTCCTGAGCGTCATCACCGAG GAGCTCCCGGACGTGCCTCTCTACTACACGCTGGACCAGCTGAGCAGCACCATCCGTTGCAGCACGCCCAGCCTCCTGCAGCTGCG GTCAGCCCTCCTCCATGCCGGCTTCCGGGTCTCACTCTCCCACGCCTGTAAGAATGCCGTGAAGACGGACGCCCCGTCCTCAGCCCTCTGGGACATCATGCGCTGCTGG GAAAAGGAGTGTCCGGTGAAGCGGGAAAGGCTGTCAGAGGCCAGCCCTGCGTTCCGTattctcagcgtggagcccag GCTGCAGGCCAACTTCGCCGTCCGGGATGACGCCAACCCCAGCTCCCGCCAGCGAGGACTCAAGCGTTTCCAGGCTAATCCTGAGGCCAACTGGGGCCCCCGGCCCCGTGCCCGGCCAGG GGGCAAGGCCGCAGGTGAAGCTATGGAGGAGAGACGCAGGCTGCACCAGAATAAGAGAAAGGAGCCAGCTGAGGACCCGGTCCAGCGGGCTGCCCGGCTCAAGACCTTTCCCTGTAAAAGATTCAAGGAG GGCACCTGTCAACGCGGGGACCAGTGCTGCTACTCCCACAGCCCCCCAGCACCCGAGGACACCGCTGCAGCCGCCTCTCCTGACCATCCCAAGACCTCTTACCAGAACCCGCCTGGGTCTGGCGTTGCCGCTGGTCCGGGTGTAGACTGA
- the TRMT1 gene encoding tRNA (guanine(26)-N(2))-dimethyltransferase isoform X3 — protein sequence MPRARIGLWLSLTLRSTRSLCRAGFMEGQPQGPPNPAGMENGTEPCGEERASEAQETTVTEGAAKIAFPSANEVFYNPVQEFNRDLTCAVITEFARIQLGAKGIQIKVPGEKDVQKVVVDLSEQEEEKAELKKGANLAPGDQPRTAAVGEICEEGLRVLEGLAASGLRSIRFAREVPGLQSVVANDASARAVDLMCRNVQLNAVAHLVHPRQADARMLMYQHQRASERFDVIDLDPYGSPAPFLDAAVQAVSEGGLLCVTCTDMAVLAGNSGETCYSKYGAMALKSRACHEMALRIVLHSLDLRANCYQRFVVPLLSVSADFYVRVFVRVFTGQAKVKASASKQALVFQCVGCGTFHLQRLGKASGASGGRVKFSAACGPPIGPDCEHCGQRHQELPDVPLYYTLDQLSSTIRCSTPSLLQLRSALLHAGFRVSLSHACKNAVKTDAPSSALWDIMRCWEKECPVKRERLSEASPAFRILSVEPRLQANFAVRDDANPSSRQRGLKRFQANPEANWGPRPRARPGGKAAGEAMEERRRLHQNKRKEPAEDPVQRAARLKTFPCKRFKEGTCQRGDQCCYSHSPPAPEDTAAAASPDHPKTSYQNPPGSGVAAGPGVD from the exons ATGCCCCGTGCGAGAATCGGTCTGTGGCTGAGTCTAACTCTCCGCTCCACGCGCAGTCTCTGTAGAGCCGGGTTTATGGAGGGGCAGCCGCAAGGGCCGCCGAATCCAGCCGGCATGGAGAACGGCACCGAGCCCTGCGGAGAAGAGCGAGCATCCGAGGCTCAGGAGACGACGGTCACCGAGGGGGCCGCCAAGATAGCCTTCCCCAGCGCCAACGAAGTCTTCTACAACCCGGTGCAAGAGTTCAACCGGGACCTGAC ATGTGCCGTGATCACCGAGTTTGCTCGCATTCAGCTTGGGGCCAAAGGAATCCAGA TCAAGGTGCCAGGTGAGAAGGACGTGCAAAAGGTGGTCGTGGACTTGTCAGAGCAAGAGGAGGAAAAGGCTGAACTGAAAAAGGGTGCAAACCTGGCCCCGGGAGACCAACCTCGAACGGCCGCCGTTGGGGAGATCTGCGAG GAAGGCCTTCGAGTGCTAGAGGGTCTGGCAGCCTCGGGCCTACGTTCCATTCGCTTTGCACGAGAGGTGCCTGGACTCCAGTCTGTAGTTGCCAACGATGCCTCTGCCCGAGCCGTGGATCTCATGTGCCGTAATGTGCAGCTCAACGCTGTGGCCCACCTGGTACATCCCAGGCAGGCCGATGCCAG GATGCTGATGTACCAGCACCAGAGGGCATCGGAGCGGTTTGACGTCATCGACCTGGACCCGTATGGCAGCCCCGCCCCCTTCTTGGATGCAGCCGTGCAGGCAGTGAGTGAAGGAG GTCTGCTGTGCGTCACCTGCACCGACATGGCAGTGCTGGCGGGGAACAGCGGGGAGACCTGTTACAGCAAGTACGGGGCCATGGCCCTCAAGAGCCGGGCCTGCCATGAGATG GCCCTGAGGATCGTCCTGCACAGCCTGGACCTCCGAGCCAACTGCTACCAGCGCTTTGTGGTGCCACTGCTCAGCGTCAGCGCTGACTTCTACGTGAGAGTTTTTGTCCGCGTCTTCACCGGCCAGGCCAAAGTCAAGGCCTCAGCCAG caagCAGGCACTGGTGTTCCAGTGTGTGGGCTGCGGGACCTTTCACCTCCAGCGCCTTGGCAAAGCGTCCGGAGCCTCTGGCGGCCG GGTCAAGTTCTCTGCGGCCTGTGGTCCCCCGATCGGCCCTGACTGTGAGCACTGTGGGCAGCGACACCAG GAGCTCCCGGACGTGCCTCTCTACTACACGCTGGACCAGCTGAGCAGCACCATCCGTTGCAGCACGCCCAGCCTCCTGCAGCTGCG GTCAGCCCTCCTCCATGCCGGCTTCCGGGTCTCACTCTCCCACGCCTGTAAGAATGCCGTGAAGACGGACGCCCCGTCCTCAGCCCTCTGGGACATCATGCGCTGCTGG GAAAAGGAGTGTCCGGTGAAGCGGGAAAGGCTGTCAGAGGCCAGCCCTGCGTTCCGTattctcagcgtggagcccag GCTGCAGGCCAACTTCGCCGTCCGGGATGACGCCAACCCCAGCTCCCGCCAGCGAGGACTCAAGCGTTTCCAGGCTAATCCTGAGGCCAACTGGGGCCCCCGGCCCCGTGCCCGGCCAGG GGGCAAGGCCGCAGGTGAAGCTATGGAGGAGAGACGCAGGCTGCACCAGAATAAGAGAAAGGAGCCAGCTGAGGACCCGGTCCAGCGGGCTGCCCGGCTCAAGACCTTTCCCTGTAAAAGATTCAAGGAG GGCACCTGTCAACGCGGGGACCAGTGCTGCTACTCCCACAGCCCCCCAGCACCCGAGGACACCGCTGCAGCCGCCTCTCCTGACCATCCCAAGACCTCTTACCAGAACCCGCCTGGGTCTGGCGTTGCCGCTGGTCCGGGTGTAGACTGA
- the TRMT1 gene encoding tRNA (guanine(26)-N(2))-dimethyltransferase isoform X4 produces the protein MCRNVQLNAVAHLVHPRQADARMLMYQHQRASERFDVIDLDPYGSPAPFLDAAVQAVSEGGLLCVTCTDMAVLAGNSGETCYSKYGAMALKSRACHEMALRIVLHSLDLRANCYQRFVVPLLSVSADFYVRVFVRVFTGQAKVKASASKQALVFQCVGCGTFHLQRLGKASGASGGRVKFSAACGPPIGPDCEHCGQRHQLGGPLWAEPIHDLDFVGRVLQAVSTNPGRFHTSERIQGVLSVITEELPDVPLYYTLDQLSSTIRCSTPSLLQLRSALLHAGFRVSLSHACKNAVKTDAPSSALWDIMRCWEKECPVKRERLSEASPAFRILSVEPRLQANFAVRDDANPSSRQRGLKRFQANPEANWGPRPRARPGGKAAGEAMEERRRLHQNKRKEPAEDPVQRAARLKTFPCKRFKEGTCQRGDQCCYSHSPPAPEDTAAAASPDHPKTSYQNPPGSGVAAGPGVD, from the exons ATGTGCCGTAATGTGCAGCTCAACGCTGTGGCCCACCTGGTACATCCCAGGCAGGCCGATGCCAG GATGCTGATGTACCAGCACCAGAGGGCATCGGAGCGGTTTGACGTCATCGACCTGGACCCGTATGGCAGCCCCGCCCCCTTCTTGGATGCAGCCGTGCAGGCAGTGAGTGAAGGAG GTCTGCTGTGCGTCACCTGCACCGACATGGCAGTGCTGGCGGGGAACAGCGGGGAGACCTGTTACAGCAAGTACGGGGCCATGGCCCTCAAGAGCCGGGCCTGCCATGAGATG GCCCTGAGGATCGTCCTGCACAGCCTGGACCTCCGAGCCAACTGCTACCAGCGCTTTGTGGTGCCACTGCTCAGCGTCAGCGCTGACTTCTACGTGAGAGTTTTTGTCCGCGTCTTCACCGGCCAGGCCAAAGTCAAGGCCTCAGCCAG caagCAGGCACTGGTGTTCCAGTGTGTGGGCTGCGGGACCTTTCACCTCCAGCGCCTTGGCAAAGCGTCCGGAGCCTCTGGCGGCCG GGTCAAGTTCTCTGCGGCCTGTGGTCCCCCGATCGGCCCTGACTGTGAGCACTGTGGGCAGCGACACCAG CTTGGCGGTCCCCTGTGGGCGGAGCCCATCCACGACCTGGACTTCGTGGGGCGCGTGCTGCAGGCTGTGAGCACCAATCCCGGCCGCTTCCACACCTCGGAGCGAATCCAAGGGGTCCTGAGCGTCATCACCGAG GAGCTCCCGGACGTGCCTCTCTACTACACGCTGGACCAGCTGAGCAGCACCATCCGTTGCAGCACGCCCAGCCTCCTGCAGCTGCG GTCAGCCCTCCTCCATGCCGGCTTCCGGGTCTCACTCTCCCACGCCTGTAAGAATGCCGTGAAGACGGACGCCCCGTCCTCAGCCCTCTGGGACATCATGCGCTGCTGG GAAAAGGAGTGTCCGGTGAAGCGGGAAAGGCTGTCAGAGGCCAGCCCTGCGTTCCGTattctcagcgtggagcccag GCTGCAGGCCAACTTCGCCGTCCGGGATGACGCCAACCCCAGCTCCCGCCAGCGAGGACTCAAGCGTTTCCAGGCTAATCCTGAGGCCAACTGGGGCCCCCGGCCCCGTGCCCGGCCAGG GGGCAAGGCCGCAGGTGAAGCTATGGAGGAGAGACGCAGGCTGCACCAGAATAAGAGAAAGGAGCCAGCTGAGGACCCGGTCCAGCGGGCTGCCCGGCTCAAGACCTTTCCCTGTAAAAGATTCAAGGAG GGCACCTGTCAACGCGGGGACCAGTGCTGCTACTCCCACAGCCCCCCAGCACCCGAGGACACCGCTGCAGCCGCCTCTCCTGACCATCCCAAGACCTCTTACCAGAACCCGCCTGGGTCTGGCGTTGCCGCTGGTCCGGGTGTAGACTGA